One Alteromonas sp. KC3 DNA segment encodes these proteins:
- a CDS encoding methyl-accepting chemotaxis protein, with product MSIQRKFLISVTAVITFFAVIIAVITVFTTSSSVNEKIQTQKKETADRLSNILTVTDAIMLERVKSSMALLKQRGAELGAPSQASSVMVKSTPATQLLLGNTPQANNFTLVDGLTQVMGGTATLFSKTGDDYIRVSTNVIKNGERAIGTKLAPSGKAIKQIQNKNAYYGAVDILGSPYLTGYEPMFDSSGNVIGIWYVGYSADLKVLEEAILQSHLLEDGFVALRDAKGNIRMHSSHVSDAIVQEALANDKDWLVTVTPFAPWGYDIILAASSSEKSALIGQAVFAVFIKIVLASAGILLTIWLLVKHIVGKPLDEFIGVVSNLSSGEGDLTFRFEAARSDEFGTMAKAFNRLLGQLQETLQCVDEATDRMLAKSETLNTTAGKSKATVAELAKETQNIDDAIVLLQQNADTVSGTIQSSSEAAKVADSDTRNSVNVLAQTIHDIELQANDVDTSVKVISELAQASEEISGVMEVIRTIAEQTNLLALNAAIEAARAGEQGRGFAVVADEVRSLASRTQSSTEEIRNMIERLQHGSRVASEKMQQNKDTAFKTVDITQKAGDSLHQALNAVARITTLNQDAATMAEGQKGVADGVKKGLATIHEVGKANTDYANNVAISCGALVEEIKQMQMQLRRYHF from the coding sequence ATGTCAATCCAGCGTAAATTTCTAATATCAGTGACCGCAGTTATTACGTTTTTTGCTGTAATAATCGCTGTCATTACTGTCTTTACAACCTCTTCATCTGTAAATGAAAAAATACAAACGCAGAAAAAAGAAACTGCTGACCGCCTTTCAAATATTCTCACTGTGACTGACGCCATTATGCTTGAAAGAGTAAAAAGTAGTATGGCTTTGCTAAAGCAACGAGGGGCAGAACTGGGCGCACCAAGTCAGGCTTCAAGCGTCATGGTCAAATCAACGCCAGCTACTCAGTTACTATTGGGAAATACACCGCAGGCTAATAATTTTACACTAGTAGATGGACTCACACAGGTAATGGGGGGCACCGCCACCTTATTTAGCAAGACAGGTGATGACTACATTCGCGTGAGTACCAACGTGATTAAAAATGGCGAAAGGGCCATAGGCACTAAATTAGCCCCCTCAGGTAAAGCCATTAAACAAATTCAAAATAAAAATGCCTATTACGGCGCCGTAGACATTCTGGGAAGCCCATACTTGACAGGGTACGAGCCCATGTTTGATTCATCTGGAAACGTCATTGGAATTTGGTATGTAGGGTATTCTGCAGACCTAAAGGTTCTTGAAGAAGCCATATTGCAAAGCCATTTACTAGAAGATGGTTTTGTCGCTCTTAGAGACGCGAAAGGGAATATTCGAATGCACTCTTCTCATGTGAGCGACGCCATTGTGCAAGAGGCGCTTGCCAATGACAAAGACTGGTTAGTGACCGTAACGCCATTCGCGCCATGGGGTTATGACATTATTTTAGCTGCATCTTCCTCTGAAAAGTCGGCGCTGATTGGTCAAGCGGTGTTCGCAGTATTTATAAAAATTGTGCTGGCAAGTGCAGGAATACTTTTAACTATTTGGTTGCTTGTTAAGCATATTGTTGGCAAACCATTAGATGAGTTTATAGGTGTTGTTAGTAACTTATCCTCAGGCGAAGGAGATTTAACGTTTCGGTTTGAAGCAGCAAGAAGTGACGAGTTCGGAACAATGGCGAAAGCATTCAATCGCCTTTTAGGACAGTTACAAGAAACATTGCAGTGCGTAGATGAAGCCACAGACAGAATGTTGGCCAAGTCTGAAACATTAAACACAACAGCAGGTAAATCTAAGGCGACCGTTGCTGAACTGGCGAAAGAAACTCAAAACATCGACGATGCAATTGTGCTGCTTCAACAAAACGCAGACACAGTGTCGGGCACTATTCAAAGTTCGAGTGAGGCGGCTAAGGTGGCAGACTCTGACACGCGAAACAGTGTGAATGTGTTAGCGCAAACTATTCACGATATTGAACTACAGGCCAACGATGTTGATACGTCTGTGAAAGTTATTTCAGAACTTGCGCAAGCCAGTGAAGAGATTAGCGGCGTAATGGAAGTTATTAGAACCATAGCTGAGCAAACGAATTTACTAGCACTTAACGCAGCCATCGAAGCTGCGCGCGCTGGCGAGCAGGGCAGAGGGTTTGCAGTGGTTGCCGATGAAGTCCGGTCGTTAGCCAGCCGGACACAATCATCGACTGAAGAAATTAGAAATATGATTGAGCGTCTACAACACGGTAGCCGTGTAGCGTCTGAAAAAATGCAGCAAAATAAAGACACTGCCTTCAAGACGGTCGACATTACTCAGAAAGCGGGTGATTCACTTCATCAGGCTTTAAATGCTGTAGCGCGCATCACTACACTTAATCAAGATGCAGCCACTATGGCGGAAGGGCAAAAAGGCGTTGCCGATGGCGTTAAAAAAGGGCTGGCGACCATCCACGAAGTAGGCAAGGCCAATACAGATTACGCCAATAATGTCGCAATAAGTTGTGGAGCATTAGTAGAAGAGATTAAGCAAATGCAGATGCAACTTCGCCGATATCACTTCTGA
- a CDS encoding iron-containing alcohol dehydrogenase — translation MLNFTFKNQTEILFGKGQLSEVSSRLPQDAKVLFLYGGGSIKKNGIYEKVVTSLEGADVIEFSGVEPNPEFDTLMKAVEVARNNKVNFILAVGGGSVIDGAKFVAAAVNFEGDPWDILIKGAAFSNPLPIGAVLTLPATGSESNGNSVVNRKETQQKRAFSSETVQPVFAVLDPEFTFSLPPRQVSNGVVDAFVHVIEQYLTYSVNAPLQDRFAEGILQTLVQEGPKALATPQDYDVRANVMWSATMALNGLIGKGVPQDWATHMIGHELTALHGLDHAVTLAIVLPSLMFVQRDKKQEKILQLGERVFGITESDKEKAIDLTIKAVQDFFETMQVKTRLSDHGIEKSEIDGLIGNLERNGLTALGEHGDIDLAKARQILTLAA, via the coding sequence ATGCTTAATTTTACGTTTAAAAACCAAACCGAAATTTTATTTGGTAAAGGCCAACTAAGCGAAGTCTCATCTCGCTTACCCCAAGATGCGAAAGTGCTGTTTCTATATGGCGGTGGCTCTATTAAGAAAAATGGTATTTACGAAAAAGTCGTAACGTCACTAGAAGGTGCAGATGTGATCGAGTTTTCAGGTGTGGAGCCAAACCCTGAATTCGATACGCTGATGAAAGCAGTAGAAGTAGCGCGTAACAATAAGGTTAACTTCATCCTTGCTGTGGGCGGCGGTAGCGTAATTGACGGTGCCAAATTTGTGGCTGCTGCGGTTAATTTTGAGGGCGATCCTTGGGATATTCTTATCAAGGGAGCAGCATTTAGCAATCCGCTACCTATTGGTGCCGTTCTAACGCTTCCTGCAACAGGTTCGGAGAGCAATGGTAACTCAGTAGTAAATCGCAAAGAAACGCAGCAGAAGCGTGCATTCTCGTCTGAAACTGTGCAGCCTGTTTTTGCTGTTCTGGACCCAGAGTTCACGTTCTCGCTACCGCCAAGACAAGTATCAAATGGTGTAGTAGATGCGTTTGTACATGTAATTGAACAATACCTAACGTATTCAGTTAATGCGCCGCTGCAAGACCGATTTGCAGAAGGTATTTTGCAAACGCTAGTTCAAGAAGGGCCAAAAGCGCTAGCGACACCACAAGATTATGATGTTCGCGCCAATGTTATGTGGTCAGCGACAATGGCACTGAATGGTCTAATTGGTAAAGGTGTACCGCAAGATTGGGCTACACACATGATTGGGCACGAGCTAACTGCTTTGCACGGGCTCGATCATGCCGTCACACTCGCTATCGTATTGCCGTCGTTAATGTTTGTTCAACGCGACAAAAAGCAAGAGAAAATTCTTCAGCTTGGCGAGCGCGTTTTTGGTATCACAGAGAGCGACAAAGAAAAAGCAATCGACTTGACCATAAAAGCGGTTCAAGACTTCTTTGAAACAATGCAAGTGAAGACAAGACTTTCAGATCACGGTATCGAGAAGTCTGAAATTGATGGCCTAATTGGCAACTTGGAACGCAATGGGTTAACTGCATTGGGCGAACATGGCGATATTGACCTCGCTAAAGCTCGCCAAATTCTGACTCTCGCGGCATAA
- a CDS encoding putative bifunctional diguanylate cyclase/phosphodiesterase, which yields MLDSESVLPSSKRDELSELRRKRIFQISNVTSLGLIACLFVSRGITFDIFAISLFCILIAAFLAHKKVMALSSYVLLGSLSSMLFALAATGAGVFDMAMLGYPGIIIFAALLGGRGLFIGVLSLILALCALMTWLIMSGTIAPKSPYLSWTHLVFIMVIFCVTGFGVYVLVQDIRRLMQSLQQENAKVEQNRIHIQHLAHHDPLTNLPNRILGERLFVQKLEECEEKGLQLALLFIDLDNFKPVNDALGHAAGDRFLQKISQTITDNLTAKENLIRFGGDEFIVLASEIHDKKQLDKLCDNLITWCSSEFEVLQTKIVVSCSIGISQAPFDGVKFKQLCRKADIAMYEAKRNGRNRFEYYDAKLDEESDEKFKLIQQLRPAINNNKLDVYYQPLVNLTTGKICAMEALVRWPQADGSMIFPNKFIPIAESSGLIAPLGEWVLRQACHFCAEQHRLGNTDLSIAVNLSFAQFKDGSLPEVVSQALENSGLAAECLELELTESILAESTNNVAQQLQAIKQLGVQFAIDDFGTGYSNLNYLRTFSAKKLKIDRIFVSTLGVNESEEPLVSAIINMAESLGMVTVAEGIENEAALSKLIELGCHIGQGYYWSKPIPGDEMAALLIANSE from the coding sequence ATGCTGGATAGTGAATCTGTGCTTCCCTCTTCAAAACGCGATGAGCTTAGTGAATTGCGTAGAAAGCGGATATTTCAAATAAGCAATGTAACGAGCTTAGGTCTAATTGCGTGTTTGTTTGTTTCTCGTGGCATAACGTTTGATATCTTCGCGATCAGTCTTTTTTGTATTCTCATTGCAGCTTTTCTGGCCCATAAGAAAGTAATGGCCTTGAGTAGTTACGTACTACTGGGCTCACTGTCTTCCATGTTGTTCGCTCTAGCAGCTACTGGTGCGGGTGTCTTCGACATGGCAATGTTGGGCTACCCCGGCATTATTATTTTCGCAGCTCTTCTTGGCGGACGTGGCCTATTTATAGGCGTACTCTCTTTAATATTAGCCCTATGTGCACTCATGACGTGGTTAATCATGAGCGGCACTATAGCACCTAAAAGCCCCTATCTAAGCTGGACTCATCTTGTTTTTATTATGGTGATTTTCTGCGTTACCGGATTTGGTGTGTATGTGCTGGTGCAGGATATTCGCCGCTTGATGCAGTCGTTGCAGCAAGAAAACGCCAAAGTAGAACAGAACCGCATTCACATCCAGCACCTTGCTCATCACGACCCACTTACTAATTTGCCCAATCGAATACTGGGAGAAAGACTATTCGTTCAAAAGCTCGAAGAGTGTGAAGAAAAAGGACTTCAATTGGCTTTGTTGTTTATTGATTTGGACAACTTCAAACCTGTAAACGACGCTTTAGGCCACGCAGCTGGCGATCGCTTTCTTCAGAAAATTTCGCAAACTATTACCGACAACCTAACTGCTAAGGAGAATCTAATTCGCTTTGGTGGTGATGAGTTCATTGTATTGGCGTCTGAAATACACGATAAAAAGCAGTTAGATAAACTTTGTGACAACCTTATTACATGGTGCTCTTCAGAATTTGAAGTTTTACAGACCAAAATAGTCGTGTCTTGTTCTATCGGTATCTCCCAAGCTCCCTTTGATGGTGTTAAGTTTAAGCAGCTTTGCCGAAAAGCTGACATTGCAATGTATGAGGCAAAACGCAATGGGCGTAATCGCTTTGAATACTACGATGCCAAACTTGATGAAGAGAGCGATGAGAAATTCAAGCTTATTCAACAGCTTCGACCAGCCATCAATAACAATAAGTTGGACGTTTATTATCAACCACTCGTGAATTTAACCACGGGAAAAATCTGCGCTATGGAAGCGCTTGTGCGCTGGCCCCAAGCAGATGGCAGCATGATTTTTCCCAATAAGTTTATTCCAATAGCGGAAAGCAGCGGTCTTATCGCACCGCTAGGAGAATGGGTATTACGCCAAGCTTGTCATTTTTGTGCAGAACAACATCGGTTAGGCAATACAGATTTAAGTATTGCGGTGAATTTATCTTTTGCACAGTTTAAAGACGGGAGCTTGCCCGAAGTGGTCTCTCAGGCGCTAGAAAATAGTGGCTTGGCGGCTGAATGCCTTGAGTTAGAGTTAACCGAAAGCATCTTAGCAGAGTCGACAAATAACGTTGCACAGCAATTACAAGCGATCAAACAGCTAGGAGTACAGTTCGCCATTGATGATTTCGGTACTGGTTATTCAAACCTAAATTATCTGCGTACATTTAGCGCTAAAAAACTGAAGATAGACCGTATCTTTGTTAGTACTTTAGGCGTAAATGAAAGTGAGGAACCCCTTGTATCGGCCATTATTAACATGGCCGAAAGCTTAGGTATGGTTACCGTGGCCGAAGGTATCGAAAATGAGGCTGCTTTGAGCAAGCTGATTGAATTAGGCTGCCATATTGGTCAAGGCTATTACTGGAGTAAACCAATACCTGGCGACGAAATGGCAGCACTACTTATCGCTAATAGTGAATAA
- a CDS encoding nitroreductase, whose protein sequence is MNFAEFAASRKSVRGFTDQPVTKDTVEAIINAAKWAPSSYNTQTWKIHVVTGDVLDNIRKGNTENTLAGKPHVRDFPYKEDYQGIHRQRQIDVAIQLFDVMGIGREDKEKRMDWMMRGFRQFDAPVSLVLTYDKSLEPAGITQFGLGSLAYGIVLAAWDLGLGCVINGQGIMQSEVVHKYANIPDDEAIMICIALGYPDPEFPANDVRSTRADNSEFVTYHGF, encoded by the coding sequence ATGAATTTTGCTGAGTTTGCCGCTTCGCGTAAAAGTGTTCGTGGATTTACCGACCAACCCGTTACAAAAGATACGGTAGAAGCCATCATCAATGCCGCAAAATGGGCACCGTCTTCATACAATACACAAACTTGGAAAATTCACGTTGTAACCGGAGATGTACTAGACAACATCAGAAAAGGGAACACTGAAAACACCCTAGCCGGTAAGCCACATGTTCGAGACTTCCCATATAAAGAAGATTATCAAGGTATACATCGTCAGCGCCAAATAGATGTGGCAATTCAGCTTTTTGACGTAATGGGAATAGGGCGAGAAGACAAAGAAAAACGCATGGATTGGATGATGCGAGGCTTTCGGCAATTCGATGCTCCGGTGTCACTTGTACTTACATACGATAAATCACTGGAACCTGCAGGCATCACACAGTTTGGGTTGGGCTCGCTTGCCTATGGCATAGTATTGGCTGCATGGGATTTAGGATTAGGTTGCGTAATTAATGGGCAAGGAATCATGCAGTCTGAGGTAGTACATAAATACGCAAATATTCCCGATGATGAAGCTATTATGATTTGTATTGCACTAGGTTATCCCGATCCTGAATTTCCCGCTAACGACGTTCGTTCAACACGCGCTGACAATAGTGAATTTGTTACTTATCACGGCTTTTAG
- a CDS encoding M1 family metallopeptidase, with protein sequence MKRLTALYGAVVTLFTFASLLGTSAYAADVDYRLPKSVTPTFQKIHLNIDPDNPAYSGTTEINVTVNTETNKVGFYQQDLTVTSAVLIAGGNEIALDVTVGEYDINWGMAKEAIEPGKYTLRIAFEGKVNTSSDGMYLSRFEDRNYIFTQFEDMHARKAFPSFDEPIFKISYQMSISAPEHQVIVGNTPVEKQSVEAGVKTVLFEKTKPMPTYLIAYTVGPFDSAEMTGLPVPGRIYVPKGYADKTKFVIKHTPEILASLENFFDIKYPYKKMDFVAVPNFTHGAMENVGLITYRDSLLLLEDNPSVTERSRPLNVIAHELAHQWFGNLVTMAWWDDLWLNEAFASWAASHTMKELYPELNYADRIVQEGAFGADASPTVKPVKKVVKSQPDVMDGLGLNYSKGESILQMIESLIGTEKFREGVRNYMNKHAWGNTVADDLWAALDGVSDFNLSAMMKAYLEQPGYPLIHISKDGKVTQTRFHLAGAEVEQQTWAIPLKLTYQVNGKIKDDVVFIDKKTTSLPQLAEAQWVFPNDNATGYFRWSIESGQLNALLNNIDALNKREKKNLLYNYQALLNANEVGVDSVMKVLNALAKDNDAEVIRAAVGVLAEFDYLVNEGNKAQFAALLNQDYLPLLNKLSLEQSGSDSTDVIRLRNQLYTLLGMHANNSTLVEQSEAIAKRYIKDTTSVPSGIAGTAIAIATKNSQGANNAKWFESLEKAFNEAQLPNVKNTLIYSMHFSDKETVFKMLDLALTDSITPANTLYMVVRVARNLDDHTMLYEWLSNNKTALIAKMPDYHVSRMPEFVSVTCSADNLKLATNFYATIADDHQGMPRGVEIMKDESMQCMRLKEAFQADFDAFLASYAQ encoded by the coding sequence ATGAAACGACTTACTGCGCTCTATGGAGCGGTGGTGACGCTGTTTACCTTTGCGTCGCTGCTTGGCACATCTGCATACGCAGCAGATGTTGACTATCGATTACCTAAATCTGTTACACCGACTTTCCAAAAAATTCACCTTAACATCGATCCAGATAACCCTGCCTATTCAGGAACCACTGAAATAAACGTCACAGTAAACACAGAAACAAATAAAGTTGGGTTTTATCAGCAAGATTTGACCGTGACTTCAGCCGTGTTGATTGCTGGTGGTAATGAAATTGCTCTGGATGTAACCGTTGGTGAATATGATATCAATTGGGGCATGGCAAAAGAGGCTATTGAGCCGGGCAAGTACACGTTGCGGATCGCGTTTGAGGGCAAAGTGAATACCTCATCAGACGGCATGTATCTGTCACGCTTTGAAGACAGAAATTATATTTTTACGCAGTTTGAAGACATGCATGCTCGTAAGGCTTTTCCTAGCTTCGACGAACCCATTTTTAAAATCTCGTATCAGATGTCTATTAGCGCACCTGAGCATCAAGTTATTGTAGGTAACACGCCTGTTGAGAAGCAATCTGTAGAGGCGGGCGTAAAGACTGTTTTATTCGAAAAAACAAAACCTATGCCGACCTACTTGATCGCATACACAGTAGGACCATTTGATAGTGCAGAAATGACAGGCCTTCCTGTTCCTGGTCGCATCTATGTGCCAAAAGGGTACGCGGATAAAACCAAATTTGTTATCAAGCATACGCCAGAGATTTTGGCATCGCTTGAAAACTTCTTCGACATTAAATATCCATACAAAAAAATGGACTTTGTTGCTGTGCCAAACTTTACTCACGGCGCTATGGAAAATGTGGGGTTAATTACTTATCGCGACAGTTTGTTGTTACTTGAAGACAACCCTAGTGTGACAGAGCGTTCACGCCCATTAAATGTTATTGCGCATGAGCTTGCACACCAATGGTTCGGAAACCTAGTTACTATGGCGTGGTGGGACGATTTATGGCTAAACGAAGCTTTTGCTTCTTGGGCAGCAAGTCATACTATGAAAGAGCTGTATCCTGAACTTAATTATGCAGATCGCATTGTGCAAGAAGGTGCGTTTGGCGCAGATGCAAGCCCTACAGTGAAGCCCGTTAAGAAAGTAGTAAAGAGCCAGCCTGACGTGATGGATGGTCTTGGACTTAATTACTCTAAAGGCGAGTCAATTTTGCAAATGATTGAGTCTTTAATTGGTACGGAAAAGTTCCGTGAAGGCGTGCGCAATTACATGAATAAGCACGCATGGGGAAATACTGTGGCTGACGATTTATGGGCTGCACTTGACGGCGTATCAGACTTCAACCTTAGTGCTATGATGAAAGCCTATTTAGAGCAGCCGGGCTATCCTCTAATTCATATTAGCAAAGATGGCAAAGTAACTCAGACTCGATTCCATTTGGCAGGTGCGGAAGTAGAGCAGCAAACGTGGGCTATACCACTTAAACTGACCTATCAAGTTAACGGGAAAATCAAAGATGACGTTGTCTTTATTGACAAGAAAACCACTTCACTACCGCAACTAGCAGAAGCACAGTGGGTATTCCCGAATGATAACGCAACAGGTTACTTCCGTTGGTCAATTGAGTCTGGGCAACTCAATGCATTGTTAAATAATATTGATGCGTTGAACAAACGTGAAAAGAAAAACTTACTATACAACTACCAAGCACTGCTTAATGCAAATGAGGTTGGCGTTGATAGCGTAATGAAAGTGTTGAATGCCTTGGCGAAAGATAATGACGCTGAAGTGATTCGCGCTGCTGTGGGTGTATTAGCTGAATTTGATTATTTGGTCAATGAGGGCAATAAAGCGCAATTTGCGGCATTGCTAAATCAAGATTATCTACCACTACTTAACAAGTTATCGCTTGAGCAAAGTGGGAGCGACTCGACCGACGTGATCCGCTTGCGTAACCAGTTGTACACGTTGTTAGGCATGCACGCTAATAACAGCACGCTTGTTGAGCAAAGTGAAGCCATTGCGAAGCGTTACATTAAAGATACTACTAGTGTGCCATCAGGCATAGCGGGGACCGCAATTGCAATAGCAACTAAAAATAGCCAAGGCGCAAACAATGCAAAATGGTTTGAAAGCTTAGAAAAAGCGTTCAATGAAGCTCAGTTGCCGAACGTGAAAAATACGCTTATTTATTCAATGCATTTTAGCGATAAAGAGACGGTGTTTAAGATGCTTGATTTGGCGCTGACCGACAGCATTACGCCTGCTAACACGCTATATATGGTAGTGCGAGTAGCGCGTAATTTAGACGACCATACAATGTTGTATGAGTGGCTGTCGAACAACAAGACAGCTTTGATAGCAAAAATGCCTGATTATCATGTATCTCGCATGCCTGAGTTTGTCTCAGTAACCTGCTCAGCGGATAACCTCAAGTTAGCGACTAACTTCTACGCCACTATAGCAGATGACCATCAGGGTATGCCTCGCGGCGTAGAAATAATGAAAGATGAGTCTATGCAATGTATGCGGTTGAAGGAGGCGTTTCAAGCTGACTTTGATGCGTTTTTAGCAAGCTACGCGCAATAA
- a CDS encoding porin, with protein MKKLATYCTAAAVLTGLPTFVHANDDFRISGFASLVGGTVIDGDGYWARLPEAAGQYDTGLEFQTESRLGLQGRYQASDKLSLTAQAIFRGINDFEPTLEWLYASYEITPSLELNAGRMRLPVYHFSDYMDVGIAYPWLRVPSDAYSLAVTNYHGISLRYMLDWDAGTTNFLLYGGQQDTDPNDLITTIEQYKTEQLYNENGGFRGVRGIRTTKDYEDMKGIVVDTQIDWFNLRLSYLEGKENFTFYAEGDYPSTPLFGNEWVDTQFIDVSTSIDYDNWFFIAEWNEYDNIYTSWFTSLAKTFGDWTPYVFYSNFEGEFRFIAPGGISAGFEDGATGSLDDDYNSIGIGVRYNINPRTALKFEITDFNDDGDAAVYIDEDQDGDTDATAVAISLDLVF; from the coding sequence ATGAAAAAACTGGCAACATATTGTACGGCGGCTGCTGTGCTAACCGGTCTGCCTACATTTGTACATGCAAATGATGATTTTCGTATCTCAGGTTTCGCTTCTCTGGTTGGCGGCACTGTTATTGATGGAGACGGTTACTGGGCGCGACTTCCCGAGGCAGCGGGTCAATACGACACGGGTTTAGAGTTTCAGACCGAGTCGCGACTAGGCTTACAAGGGCGTTATCAGGCTAGCGACAAACTCTCATTGACGGCACAAGCCATATTTAGAGGCATCAACGATTTTGAACCGACTTTAGAGTGGCTTTACGCATCGTATGAAATCACCCCAAGTTTAGAGCTTAACGCTGGCCGCATGCGCCTGCCCGTTTATCACTTTTCAGATTATATGGACGTGGGTATTGCTTACCCGTGGTTGCGTGTCCCATCTGATGCTTATTCACTTGCAGTTACTAATTATCACGGCATTAGCTTACGCTATATGCTCGATTGGGATGCAGGTACTACTAACTTCTTGCTTTATGGCGGTCAACAAGACACAGATCCAAACGATCTAATTACCACCATTGAGCAATATAAAACTGAGCAATTGTATAACGAGAACGGTGGTTTTCGCGGCGTGCGCGGTATCCGAACTACCAAAGATTACGAAGACATGAAGGGTATTGTTGTAGACACCCAAATTGATTGGTTTAACCTTCGCCTTTCATATCTGGAAGGTAAAGAAAACTTCACGTTTTACGCAGAGGGCGATTACCCTTCCACACCATTGTTTGGTAACGAGTGGGTAGACACACAATTTATCGATGTGTCTACATCTATCGATTATGACAATTGGTTCTTTATTGCTGAATGGAACGAGTACGACAATATTTATACATCGTGGTTTACATCGTTAGCCAAAACATTTGGTGATTGGACACCCTATGTATTCTATTCGAACTTCGAAGGTGAATTCAGATTCATTGCGCCAGGCGGTATATCAGCAGGCTTTGAAGATGGTGCTACAGGGTCGCTAGATGACGACTATAATTCAATTGGCATAGGCGTGCGATACAATATAAATCCGCGTACAGCATTAAAATTTGAAATTACTGATTTCAATGATGATGGTGATGCAGCGGTTTATATTGATGAAGACCAAGACGGTGATACTGACGCTACCGCTGTGGCGATTTCTTTAGACCTCGTATTTTAA
- a CDS encoding phosphate ABC transporter substrate-binding protein — protein MKKLALLCLVLAMPVSAANVVIVNANNASATDMDTIQRIYLGKLKAFPDGSKALPLTYEQGDGTREAFNNSVLGKSESQYSAFWSKLVFTGRGTPPEMVASQEEMVKLVGTNPNTIGFVDESLVNDSVKVVGSF, from the coding sequence ATGAAAAAACTAGCACTTTTATGCCTTGTACTTGCAATGCCGGTGAGCGCAGCCAATGTTGTTATCGTCAACGCTAACAATGCGTCTGCCACTGATATGGATACTATTCAGCGTATATATCTTGGCAAGTTAAAAGCGTTTCCCGATGGCAGTAAAGCACTTCCTCTTACTTACGAACAAGGAGATGGAACGCGAGAAGCCTTTAATAATTCTGTTTTAGGTAAATCTGAAAGCCAATACTCTGCGTTTTGGTCGAAACTTGTTTTTACTGGACGTGGTACACCACCGGAAATGGTAGCTTCTCAAGAGGAGATGGTGAAACTTGTAGGCACTAATCCCAATACCATTGGGTTTGTAGACGAAAGTTTGGTGAATGATTCAGTAAAAGTTGTCGGTAGCTTTTAA
- a CDS encoding LysR family transcriptional regulator, translating into MSYLTQLKTFVEVYRSGNITRAASRLHMSQPAVTSHIQAMEAIVGKELFVRKARGVEPTPIADDLALQVAGHIDVLEQKVASIRSRASTDHGTLHLAGPAEYLSVVAGPALANLLQADKVNLVMHIGNKTSTYSLLEDDVVELAITASEPSDAQYEYLKLDRERLVLVMNRVQGKLLGEREITAHLLNQYKVVTYDEQLPLIRRYFSEVFNAPCESPVAAVCPDIRAISTIIKAGIGYSVLPDYLCKESIAKGELIPLGPLGPENDIYLVWKKGALRNPRVDFAKDVIMAFANLNYLSALPD; encoded by the coding sequence ATGTCCTACCTAACACAACTTAAAACATTCGTTGAGGTATATCGCAGCGGCAACATAACCCGCGCAGCCTCTCGACTTCATATGTCACAACCCGCGGTAACGTCGCATATCCAAGCGATGGAAGCTATTGTGGGTAAAGAACTCTTTGTAAGAAAGGCAAGAGGCGTTGAGCCCACACCGATTGCAGATGACCTAGCGTTGCAGGTAGCGGGTCACATTGATGTTTTAGAGCAAAAAGTCGCTTCAATTCGAAGTCGGGCGTCAACAGACCATGGCACTTTACATCTAGCGGGTCCTGCCGAATATTTGAGTGTTGTTGCTGGTCCTGCGTTGGCTAATTTACTGCAAGCAGATAAAGTGAATTTAGTTATGCATATAGGTAACAAGACAAGCACCTATAGTCTGCTAGAGGATGACGTTGTTGAACTTGCTATCACCGCATCAGAGCCTAGCGATGCACAATATGAATATTTAAAGTTAGATCGCGAGCGTCTTGTTTTAGTGATGAATAGAGTGCAGGGAAAACTTTTAGGCGAACGGGAAATTACTGCGCATTTGCTTAATCAATATAAGGTTGTTACATATGATGAGCAGCTGCCACTTATAAGGCGTTACTTCTCAGAAGTTTTCAATGCACCGTGCGAATCGCCAGTAGCTGCCGTGTGTCCAGATATTCGAGCCATTAGCACCATAATCAAAGCGGGAATAGGGTACTCGGTCTTGCCTGATTATTTATGTAAAGAGAGTATTGCAAAAGGCGAGCTAATTCCCTTAGGGCCACTAGGGCCTGAAAATGATATTTATTTAGTATGGAAAAAAGGCGCGCTGCGCAACCCTCGAGTGGACTTTGCCAAAGACGTAATCATGGCCTTTGCCAATCTCAATTATTTATCAGCACTGCCCGATTAA